CCCCCGGCCCACGACGCCGAGGCGGACGCGGCTCCCGCTCCGGCCGCGGCGGCCGCCGAGCCCGACCTGCGGCCGCTCGCCCTCGTCGTCCAGGCCGCGCTCGCCCACCACTTCGGACCCGACGGCGCCTGGGCGCTCGTGCGCCGCACGCCCGACACGACCGCGGGCTTCTTCGACGAGATGATGACGGCGCACATCGCGCGCGACGTCGCCCTCGCGCTCGGCGCCTCCCCCGCCACCGCCGCCCTGCCGCTCGAGGACGCCCGGGCGTCGGGGCGCACCGGGGACGACGTGACCGCCCGACGGGACGCCGTCGCGCGCGAGCTCGCGGTGTTCGACGAGGATCCGCTCGACGGCTCCCTCGCGGAGCTCGCCGGCGACCCGGGCCGGGTGCCCGCGGTGCTCCGCGCCGTCCGCAGCGCCTAGGGGCACCGGCCGCGCGGCGAGCGGGGCTCGCCGCCCCGGGCCCGCCCCGCGTCAGCGCTTCGGTGCCACCTGCGGGCCGTCCCAGGGTCCGGCGGATCCGGCCGGGTACTCCTCGAGCGGCACCTCGCCCGCGCGCCACGCGGCGATGACCGGCTCGACGATGCGCCAGCACTCCTCCGCCGTGTCACCGCGCACCGAGAGGCTCTCGTCCTGGGAGATGATGCCGTCGATCACCTGGCCGTACGGCGGCAGGTCGCCCGCGTCGAACGCGGTGACGAGCTCCGCGCGGTCGATGACGTCGGGGTCGGCCGGGCCGTTGACGTTGAGCTCCAGGTGCAGCTCGTCGGGCGCGAGGAGGATGCGGATCCGGTCCGGCTCCTGCGCTCCCGACAGGCCGGTGGGCACGTGCGGCGCCGGCTGGAAGGTCACGACGATCTCGCGCCGGTGGTCCTCCATCGCCTTGCCGGAGCGCAGCCGGAAGGGCACGCCCGCCCAGCGCCAGTTGGCGATCTCCACGGTCATCTCGGCGAGGGTCTCGGTGCCGCGCGCGGGATCCACGCCCTGCTCGTCGGCGTAGGCGGGGAGCTCGCGCCCCTCGACGGCGCCGGCCGTGTAGCGCGCGCGGCGGGAGGAGGCGACCGGGTCGCCGCCCCACGGCCGGGTCGCGCGGAGCACGAGGGCCTTCTGGTCGCGGATGTCCCGCGCGTCCGTCGTGGCGGGCGGCTCCATCGCGAACACCGCCATCACCTGCAGCAGGTGGCTCTGGATCATGTCGGCGAGCGCCCCCGCCTTGTCGTAGTAGCGGGCGCGTCCCTCGAGCGCGAGCTGCTCGTCGTAGACGATCTCGACGCTCGCGATGTGCTGCGCGTTCCAGACCGGCTCGAGCATCCGGTTCGCGAAGCGGAGGCCGAGGAGGTTCCGCACGGTCGAGCGGCCGAGGAAGTGGTCCACCCGGTGCGTGCGCTCCTCGGGCACGAGCGTGGCGAGCAGCCGGTTGAGCGCCTGCGCGCTGGCGAGGTCCGTGCCGAACGGCTTCTCGAGGCACAGCGACGTGCCCTCGGGCAGCGCGATCCGCGTCATCGCCTCGCACGCGCGCTCCGTCACCGCGGGCGGCAGCGCGAAGTACACGGCCGGCGCGGCCTCGCAGACGGCGAGCAGGCCCTCGAGGTCCGCCTCCGCGGTGACGTCGGCGGAGCGGTACGTGGTGCCCGCGACCACGCGGTCGACCGCGGGCCCCTCCGCGCCGAGCGACGCGAAGGACGTGCGGACGACCTCGCGCCACCGCTCGTCGTCCCACTCCTCCGTCCCCGCGCCCACCAGCTGCAGGTCGAGGTCGGGGCGGTGGGCGAGGAGCTCGCCGAGGCCGGGGAGGAGGAGGCGCGCGGAGAGGTCGCCGCTGGCGCCGAGGATCAGGAGCGTGGAGGAGGCGGGCATGCGGCCAGGCTACGCGCGGTGGCGGGGATCGGCAGGCGGGCCGTGGGACCATGGCGCATGGCCATGCGCATCGAGGACTACGCACTCATCGGGGACTGCCACACGGGAGCGCTGGTCGGACGGGACGGCTCCATCGACTGGCTGTGCCTGCCGCGCTTCGACTCGGCGTCCATGTTCGGCGCGCTCCTCGGCACGGAGGAGCACGGCGCCTGGAAGCTCGCGCCCGACTCCCCCGACGCGACCGTCGCCCAGCGCACCTACCTCGGCAACACGTTCGTCCTCTGGACCCGGTGGGAGACGCCCGAGGGCGCCGTCGAGGTCACCGACTTCATGTCCATGGGCGACCGGCGGGCCGATGTCGTGCGCCGCGTCCGCGGGATCAGCGGCACCGTCCGGATGCAGGGCGACCTCCGCCTGCGCTTCGGCTACGCGACCGCCCTGCCGTGGATCCGCAAGCTCGACGGCGACGACCCGCGCCTCGTCGCCGTCGCGGGCCCCGACGCGGTCGTCGTCCGCGGCCCCGAGCTCACGGCGACGAACCACCACCACGGCGTGTCCTTCGAGGTCTCGGCCGGCGAGGCCGTCGACCTCGCGCTCACCTGGTACCCCTCGCACCGCAGCGAGCCGCCGGCGTTCGACGTCGACGCCGCGCTCGAGCACACGACCGAGTGGTGGGAGACCTGGGCGAGCTCCATCGAGCACTCCGGCCCCTACCAGGCGGCCGTCCGCCGGTCCCTGCTCGTGCTCCGCGCGCTCACGCATGAGGACACGGGCGGCATCGTCGCGGCCGCCACCACGAGCCTCCCCGAGCAGTTCGGCGGATCCCGCAACTGGGACTACCGCTACGTCTGGCTCCGCGACGCGTCGCTCACCCTCGAGGTGCTCCTCGCGCACGGCTTCGACGACGAGGCGGACGAGTGGCGCACGTGGCTCCTCCGCGCGATCGCCGGGGATCCGGGCGACGTGCAGATCATGTACGGCCTGAGCGGCGAGCGGTACCTCCCCGAGCGCGACCTCGACAGCCTGCCCGGCTACGGGGGGTCCGGTCCCGTGCGCGTCGGCAACGGCGCGTTCGAGCAGTACCAGGCCGACGTGATCGGCGAGGTGATGCTGGCGCTGCAGGCGGCGCGCGACGCGGGCGTCGGCGAGACCGAGTTCTCCTGGCCGCTGCAGCGGGCCCTCATCGGCTTCGTCGAGGAGAACTGGGAGCGGCAGGACAGCGGCATCTGGGAGATCCGCGGGGCCGAGCAGCACTTCACGCACTCGCGGGCCATGATCTGGGCGGCGCTCGACGCCGCCGTGCAGGGCGTGGAGCGGCACGGGCTCGACGGGCCGGTGGAGCAGTGGAAGGCGCTGCGCGACCGGGTGCGCGACGAGATCCTCGACCGGGGCGTCGACCCCGCGACCGGCGCCTTCCGCCAGCACTACGGGACGACCGAGGTGGACGCGTCGCTGCTGATCCTCGCCCAGGCCGGCTTCTGCGCCTACGACGACCCGCACATGCTCGCCACGGTCGAGGTGATGGAGCGGACCCTCATGCACGAGGGCTTCCTGCTCCGCTACGACACGAGCGCCGGCGTCGACGGCCTGCCCGCGGGCGAGTACCCCTTCCTCGCCTGCTCGTTCTGGCTCGTCGAGCAGTACGCCCGATCCGGCCGCGAGGCGGACGGCCGCGAGCTGATGGACCGGCTGGTGGGGCTCTCCAACGACGTCGGGCTGCTCTCCGAGGAGTACGACCCGGTCGGTCGACGCCAGGCCGGCAACGTGCCGCAGGCCCTGTCGCACCTCGCGCTCGTGCGGGCAGCGGATGCGCTGCAGGCCGCGGCCGCGGCGCAGCCGGACGATCTCGTCCGCGCGCACCGGCAGGGCGGCGCGGCGGCCGCGCACGCGCACGCGGCCCGGGCGCGGACGACGACGGTCTCCGCGGGCTGACCCGCGCGGCCCGGACGCGCGGGCGCGGCCCGGACGCGCGACGCGACCCGCACGAGGTCAGCGGGTCGCGAGGAACCGCTCGACCGCCGACAGGGCGTCCGGGTGCCGCGGGGTGCCCGCGTGGGTCGCCCCGTCGAGCTCGACGAGCGTCGCGTCCGGTCGCAGCGAGCGCACGTGGTGCGCGGCCCGCAGACGCTCGGCGTCCCGCGTGCCCGCGACGAGGAGCAGCGGCACGGCGGAGCCGGCGAGGACCGCGTCGGGCACGCCCCGGTCCCACTCCGACTCGCGCATGTACGCGGCGAGCGCCCGGGCGTCGTCGGCGAGGAACGCGCCGCGCGTCGCGGGGTCGACGGGCTCGCCGCTGTGCCGCTCCCACGCGTCGAGGAAGCCGGGCATGCCGCCGTCCTCGAGCGCCTGGATGCAGCCGGGGAAGAACACGCGGTCGAAGACGCCGACGCCGCTCCGGGGGGATCCCCCGAGGCTCGACGTCGAGAGCAGCCGGTCGGGGTGCGCGGCGGCGAGCGAGAACCCGACGCGGGCGCCGAGGCTGTAGCCCACGTGGTGGACGACCCGGGCGCCGACCGCGTCGAGCACGGCCACGACGTCGGCGACCATCAGGTCCATGGCGTAGGCGGCCGGCTCGTGCGGCGTCCCGCTGCGCCCGTGCCCGCGGAGGTCGAGGGTGATCACCGGCCGCGCGGGCGAGAGGGCGCGCACCCAGCCGAAGCCCCGCCAGATCGCCTGGGACAGCGCCGTGCCGTGCACCAGGACGACGGGCGCGTGGGCGGGGTCGCGCGGATCCTCGTCGTCGGGCCGGGCTCCGAACGCCCGGTAGGCGATGCCCGTGCCGTCGAGGGGGTTGGTCGCGGTGTCCACGGGGGTCCAGGGTACGCGGGCCCCGTGCCCGACCGACCGTCCGGCCGGCCGGGGCACGCGCGGGTCGGGCGGGCTAGGCGGACGCGCCGTCGCCGTCCTCGTCGGTGCGGTGCGGCGTGTCCTCCTCGGGCTCGAAGTGGTCGGATCCGCCGTCGTGGCCCGCCGCGACACCGGTCGCACCCGCCGGGATCGTGCCCTCGCCGCCGATCTTCGCGTCGTCGTCGCCGTGCGCGTCGGTCGTGCCGTCGTGGTGGGTCATGTCCGTGCCTCCTCGTCGTCGCACGGCGCGCGCGCCGCGTCGTCGCGGCGCACCGCGACCGGCGGTGTCCCCCCATCCTGCCCGCTCGCCCGCGCGGCGCCACTCCGCCTGTCCGTCGTCCGCCCGCTCGCAGGATCCCGTCACGGTCGCATGATCGTTAGCCCGACTAATGAGCTACCCTAATGACATGCCCGACGCCCCCGACCTCAGCCAGAGCCTGCGCGCGGGCGTCATGCGCCTCTCGCGCCGCCTGCGCGCCGAGAAGGCCGACCACGAGCTGAGCGACAGCCAGTTCGTCGTGCTCGCCCTCCTCCTCCGCGACGGGCCGACGAGCCCCGGGCGCCTCGCCGAGATCGAGCGCGTCACCGCGCCGAGCATGAACCGCACCGTCAACCAGCTGGTCGACGCGGGCTACGCCGGGCGCGCCCCCGCGCCGGACGACGGCCGTCGCGTCACCGTGTCCGTCACCGCGTCCGGCCGTCGCGTCGTGCAGGAGACCCGTCGCCGACGGAGCGCCTGGCTCTCCCTCCGCCTCGCCGAGCTCACCGCCGAGGAGCGCGCCACGCTCGCCGACGCCGCCGTCCTCCTCGACCGGATGGCCTCCGCGTGAGCGCCGTCTTCCGGAGCCTCCGCGCCCCGAACTACCGCATCTGGTTCGCCGGCGCCCTCGTGTCCAACGTCGGCACGTGGATGCAGCGCACGGCCCAGGACTGGATCGTCCTCACCGAGCTCACCCGCTACGACGCGACCGCCGTCGGCATCGTCATGGCCCTGCAGTTCGGCCCCATGCTGCTGCTGTCCCCCTACGCGGGCCTCATCGCGGACCGGTACGACAAGCGCCGCGTGCTGATGGTCACGCAGGGCGCCATGGCGGTCCTCGGCCTGGGTCTCGGGCTCGTCGTGCTCTCCGGCCACGCGAAGCTCTGGCACGTGTACGCCTTCGCGCTCCTGCTCGGCGTCGCATCCGCCCTCGACGCGCCCGCCCGGCAGTCGTTCGTGTCCGAGCTCGTCTCCGACGACGACCTCTCGAACGCGGTGGCGCTCAACTCCGCCTCCTTCAGCGCCGCGCGCATGATCGGGCCGGCCGTCGCGGGCGTGCTCATCGCGGGCGTCGGCACGGGCTGGGTCTTCCTCATCAACGCGGTGAGCTTCATCGCGGTGCTCGTGGCGCTCACCCGCCTCCGCGTGGGCGAGCTCCGCCGCCCGGAGCGCGTCTCCCGCTCGCGCGGCCAGCTGCGCGAGGGCTTCCGCTACATCGGCGGTCGGCCGGACATCATGGTGATCCTCGTCATCGTCTTCCTCGTCGGCGCCTTCGGCTACAACTTCCCGATCTTCACCTCCACCATGGCGAGCGTGGAGTTCGGCAAGGGCGCGACCGAGTTCGGCCTGCTCTCGTCGAGCCTCGCCGTAGGATCCGTGGCCGGCGCGCTCCTGTCCGCGCGCCGAGAGCGCCCCCGCATCCGCCTCGTCTTCGTGGGTGCCGCGCTCTTCGGGCTGGCCACCGCGCTGGCCGCGATCGCCCCCACGTACCTGCTGTTCGCCGGCGCGCTCGTCATCGTCGGCGTCGTCTCCCAGACCCTCATGACGAGCGCCAACAGCACCGTGCAGCTCACCGTCGAACCCCGCATGCGCGGCCGGGTCATGGCCGTCTACATGGCGATCTTCGTGGGCGGCACGCCGCTCGGCGCGCCGATCGTCGGCTGGATCGCCAACGAGTGGGGCCCGCGGGCGGCGCTCATGGTCGGCGCGGCGAGCGGGATCGCCTCCGCCCTCATCGCGATCGCCTGGCTGGTGCTGCACCGGCACCTGCGCGTGACGTACCGCATCCACCGGACGCCGCACCTGCTGGTGACCCACGACGGCGACGGACGCGACCGACGCGAGGACGCGCGCGAGGACATCGAGGCCGACGAGGCGGTCGCCCGCCGCGCCTGATGCGGCCACCGCCCCGGGCGGGGCAGCGCCGGTCGGTCCGGTGCTCGGGCGGCCCCGCCGGCGCGGCCCCTCCGGCTCAGGGCGCGGGCGGCGTCGCGGCGCTCGGGGGCGCGTAGCCCACGTCGTCGAGGCAGTAGTCGAGGAAGCCGTCGACCGCGCGGAGGTACTGCCCGGTGTCGAGCGAGGCCCCGTCGGTGTCGGCACCGGACCGGAGCGCGTCCAGCTCGTCCGCGATCCGCGAGAACGACTCCACGAGCGGCTGCATGCCCTCGGGCGCCATCTCGGCGAGGGACGCGTTCCCCTGGCGGACCCGCTCGAGGAGCGTCGGGTCCACGGCCTCGCCGTCGCCGAGCGCCTGCACGAGCCGCGTCGAGTCGGGCAGCACCTGCGCGAGCGTCGAGCAGGTCGCGAGCTCGTCCTCCGTGGGCGGACCGGGCGCGCGCGTGACCTCCGGCTCGAGCGCCGCGGACCCGCCGCCGTCGGCGGGCGCGCTCGAGTCGTCAGGCGCGCCGGCGGTCGGCGGCGCCGTCGTGGGGGCCGGCTGCCCCGGATCCGCGGTACACCCCGCCAGGACGAGCGCCCCCGCGACGGAGACGACGAGGGCCCCGGACAGGGCTCGGCGTGACGTCCTGCGCGTGCGCGGCAAGCGGGCCTCCTCGGCGCATATCACGGATGTCGCCGCCCGCGGAAGGCCGGCGACGCGGGTTCCGGGGCGCGTGCCCCGTGCCACTACCGTATGCGGATGACCCGAAGCGAGAGCGACCGCAGCGCCGTCCAGCCCGACCCCGGCTTCGTGGCGCAGGACTTCAGCCACGAGCAGGAGGGCTACCAGCACGGCCTCAAGCCCCGGCAGCTGCAGATGATCGCCATCGGCGGCGCGATCGGCACGGGCCTCTTCCTCGGTGCCGGCGGGCGCCTCGCCGCCGCGGGCCCCGCGCTCGCCATCGTGTTCCTGATCTGCGGCGTCTTCGCCTTCTTCATCCTCCGCGCGCTCGGCGAGCTGGTGCTGCACCGCCCGAGTTCCGGCTCCTTCATCTCCTACGCGCGCGAGTTCTTCGGCGAGAAGTTCGCCTACGCCGCCGGCTGGATGTACTTCCTCAACTGGGCGACCACCGCCATCGTCGACGTCACCGCGGTCGCGCTCTACATGCACTACTGGTCGGCGTTCACGGCCGCGCCGCAGTGGCTCCTCGCCCTCATCGCGCTCGCCATCGTGCTCGCGCTCAACCTGGTGGCCGTCAAGGTCTTCGGCGAGATGGAGTTCTGGTTCGCGCTCGTGAAGGTCGCGGCCCTCGTGGTGTTCCTCATCGTCGGCATCGTCTGGCTCGCCTGGAGCTTCCCCGTCACGGTCGGCGGTGCCGAGGTGCAGACCGGCTGGACCGTGCTGCAGGAGAACGGCGGCGTCTTCCCCACCGGCCTCGTGCCCGTGGTCCTCGTCGTGCAGGGCGTGGTCTTCGCGTACGCGGCCATCGAGCTCGTCGGCACCGCGAGCGGCGAGACCCAGGACGTGGAGAGGGTCATCCCGCGCGCCATCAACTCGGTCGTCTTCCGCATCGCGATCTTCTACGTCGGCTCCATCGTGCTGCTCTCGCTGCTGCTCCCGTACACGGCGTA
The nucleotide sequence above comes from Clavibacter sp. B3I6. Encoded proteins:
- a CDS encoding glucose-6-phosphate dehydrogenase; translated protein: MPASSTLLILGASGDLSARLLLPGLGELLAHRPDLDLQLVGAGTEEWDDERWREVVRTSFASLGAEGPAVDRVVAGTTYRSADVTAEADLEGLLAVCEAAPAVYFALPPAVTERACEAMTRIALPEGTSLCLEKPFGTDLASAQALNRLLATLVPEERTHRVDHFLGRSTVRNLLGLRFANRMLEPVWNAQHIASVEIVYDEQLALEGRARYYDKAGALADMIQSHLLQVMAVFAMEPPATTDARDIRDQKALVLRATRPWGGDPVASSRRARYTAGAVEGRELPAYADEQGVDPARGTETLAEMTVEIANWRWAGVPFRLRSGKAMEDHRREIVVTFQPAPHVPTGLSGAQEPDRIRILLAPDELHLELNVNGPADPDVIDRAELVTAFDAGDLPPYGQVIDGIISQDESLSVRGDTAEECWRIVEPVIAAWRAGEVPLEEYPAGSAGPWDGPQVAPKR
- a CDS encoding glycoside hydrolase family 15 protein; protein product: MAMRIEDYALIGDCHTGALVGRDGSIDWLCLPRFDSASMFGALLGTEEHGAWKLAPDSPDATVAQRTYLGNTFVLWTRWETPEGAVEVTDFMSMGDRRADVVRRVRGISGTVRMQGDLRLRFGYATALPWIRKLDGDDPRLVAVAGPDAVVVRGPELTATNHHHGVSFEVSAGEAVDLALTWYPSHRSEPPAFDVDAALEHTTEWWETWASSIEHSGPYQAAVRRSLLVLRALTHEDTGGIVAAATTSLPEQFGGSRNWDYRYVWLRDASLTLEVLLAHGFDDEADEWRTWLLRAIAGDPGDVQIMYGLSGERYLPERDLDSLPGYGGSGPVRVGNGAFEQYQADVIGEVMLALQAARDAGVGETEFSWPLQRALIGFVEENWERQDSGIWEIRGAEQHFTHSRAMIWAALDAAVQGVERHGLDGPVEQWKALRDRVRDEILDRGVDPATGAFRQHYGTTEVDASLLILAQAGFCAYDDPHMLATVEVMERTLMHEGFLLRYDTSAGVDGLPAGEYPFLACSFWLVEQYARSGREADGRELMDRLVGLSNDVGLLSEEYDPVGRRQAGNVPQALSHLALVRAADALQAAAAAQPDDLVRAHRQGGAAAAHAHAARARTTTVSAG
- a CDS encoding alpha/beta fold hydrolase → MDTATNPLDGTGIAYRAFGARPDDEDPRDPAHAPVVLVHGTALSQAIWRGFGWVRALSPARPVITLDLRGHGRSGTPHEPAAYAMDLMVADVVAVLDAVGARVVHHVGYSLGARVGFSLAAAHPDRLLSTSSLGGSPRSGVGVFDRVFFPGCIQALEDGGMPGFLDAWERHSGEPVDPATRGAFLADDARALAAYMRESEWDRGVPDAVLAGSAVPLLLVAGTRDAERLRAAHHVRSLRPDATLVELDGATHAGTPRHPDALSAVERFLATR
- a CDS encoding MarR family winged helix-turn-helix transcriptional regulator, which codes for MPDAPDLSQSLRAGVMRLSRRLRAEKADHELSDSQFVVLALLLRDGPTSPGRLAEIERVTAPSMNRTVNQLVDAGYAGRAPAPDDGRRVTVSVTASGRRVVQETRRRRSAWLSLRLAELTAEERATLADAAVLLDRMASA
- a CDS encoding MFS transporter yields the protein MSAVFRSLRAPNYRIWFAGALVSNVGTWMQRTAQDWIVLTELTRYDATAVGIVMALQFGPMLLLSPYAGLIADRYDKRRVLMVTQGAMAVLGLGLGLVVLSGHAKLWHVYAFALLLGVASALDAPARQSFVSELVSDDDLSNAVALNSASFSAARMIGPAVAGVLIAGVGTGWVFLINAVSFIAVLVALTRLRVGELRRPERVSRSRGQLREGFRYIGGRPDIMVILVIVFLVGAFGYNFPIFTSTMASVEFGKGATEFGLLSSSLAVGSVAGALLSARRERPRIRLVFVGAALFGLATALAAIAPTYLLFAGALVIVGVVSQTLMTSANSTVQLTVEPRMRGRVMAVYMAIFVGGTPLGAPIVGWIANEWGPRAALMVGAASGIASALIAIAWLVLHRHLRVTYRIHRTPHLLVTHDGDGRDRREDAREDIEADEAVARRA
- a CDS encoding amino acid permease produces the protein MTRSESDRSAVQPDPGFVAQDFSHEQEGYQHGLKPRQLQMIAIGGAIGTGLFLGAGGRLAAAGPALAIVFLICGVFAFFILRALGELVLHRPSSGSFISYAREFFGEKFAYAAGWMYFLNWATTAIVDVTAVALYMHYWSAFTAAPQWLLALIALAIVLALNLVAVKVFGEMEFWFALVKVAALVVFLIVGIVWLAWSFPVTVGGAEVQTGWTVLQENGGVFPTGLVPVVLVVQGVVFAYAAIELVGTASGETQDVERVIPRAINSVVFRIAIFYVGSIVLLSLLLPYTAYSADQSPFVTFFSSLGSPEVGAIAGSVMNFVVLTAAMSSLNAGLYSTGRVLHSMGMNGSAPRFTTVMSKGGVPFGGILLTGSITLLGVGLNAVVPDQAFEIVLNVAALGIVAGWATIILCQMRLRTWAKQGKATEPTFRLPGAPVTSWLTLAFLVSVLVLMAIDWPIGTLTVASLVVIIPLLVVGWYLQRDRILEIARVREGITGPFPVTGRDASDQRRR